The window CAACAACCAGAGTCCTAGAGTAGAAAAGAAAAGAGTTACCATGTACTTTGTGAATGGGCTACCCTGAATGCTTATAAGTTATAACATTATGTGGGTAATTGTAGACCGGTTTACACAATGGGCACACTTCTTGTCGATCAAAACTACATATAGTGGGGCGAGATATACGCAAATATACATAGAAAGAATTTTTCCAACTTCACGAGATTCTCATGTCCATCGCTGATGAAGGatcacagtttacctcacacttttatAAGTCTTTTCAAAAAGTAGATCTTAGTATCATATTCCATCCATAGGCGAAAGGGCGGTCCGAGTGTAACTATACAAATCGTGGAGGACATGTTGAGAGCTTGAATATTTGCTATTGGAGATAGTTGGGATGATTCCCAACCTTTAGCTAAATTTGCCTACAACTATCTCTTTTAGTCAGAGCACTAAGATGGCATTGTGTGAAATATTGTGGCGATATCGTTTCCTTATTAGATGAATAAAAATGATAAGGCTAAGGTATTGGGTCCAAACTTGGTAGTATAAGAAGCTATTGATAACGTTCACTTAATCAGACAGATATTACTTACATCACAAAGCAAATAAAAGTCTTGTGTAGATAAGAgaagaatatacttagaatttATAGTTAGAGACTAAGTGATCATACAAGTCTCACTATAAAAGGCGTGATGCAATTTGAAAAAAGAATAAAGATGAATCCAAGGTTATAAGATTATAAAAGATATTTGAAGGAATGAGAGTCGTCGCTAATTGGTTGTCACTTCTTCCCGagtctttttgtttttcttcagtAACATAAATGGTATTTAAGTAATTATTTATATCAAgaaaaaacaacaataaaaaaatcttcgttttagcacccaaaactcattcggaacctcccggatacaaagcatatatgaatttcaatcataaatcaCGCTAAGAACCTTCTTGCACACTCCAAACACACAAAAGAGGTCATCTTgtcccgatattgaccatggtcaaactccaaaaatttaactagtttctcaaccaatgatccaaaacacacccgagcccctcgggaccccatcaaatcataccaaaagtacaaatacattatccaaaattattcaaagcctcaaaacacccaCGGAAATATCATAACAAAGAATCAAGGCTCAAAccaaatagaatttctcttaagttattaattcattctttcaaaagagtgacCGAATCACACTTGAACACTTCGGATTacttccaaactttgcacacaagttcaattcaactatatatatatatatatatatatatatatatatatatatatataaagtctcggaacaccaattgaagtacaataacatcaaagtcaactcttagtcaaacttaagaactactaagttcttcaaattgccaactttcgataaaTAGTGTCGAATTTTTTTAGGAACCTTCGAAAGCAAATCTGAACATacgtataagtccaaaatcatcatacgaacctatcggaataATCAAAACCTGGTTCCGActccatttactcaaaagtcaacttaaATCTTCCAAATcaagagtcattcttccaaatcaatcctgaaccactCGAAAACCTAAATCGGCCATAcactcaagtcataatacatcatatgaaactattcaaaGTCTTAAACAACCAAATGGACGCTAAAattcaaaataaccggtcggttCGTTGCATGTTATCtctttgttattttaattttaatttataaaattatagttctattcatttatttatttttattgtttagcTAAAGGTTGTGTAGTTTGATTTAAAAATATTGGTACACAGTGGTGTAGCCACCTTATGCCACGGGTGGTCAAGCGCATACCCTTCGCCGAAATATTATACTGTATAAATAAGTTAAATACTACTCTATATGGacatatattatattttaaacaCCCTTAACACAGTTGAGTGAGGTAGTTCAGCAGTGCGTTTAAAGTGACGTGTTATTCACGGGTTCAAAGTTCTACTTATTTTGTTCGCCAACACTAAACGGAGACCACCGTGTGTGATTTATTTGATCCTTTTTCAATCAAAACATTTCCTAGTAAAATAActcttaaaacttaaaatttgtATAGAAATAAATAACTAatcttaaaagtatttttttaactAAAAGTTACTATTTcttaaataatttataatttaaaagtcaagCTCTACAAAAAGATTTCAACAAAATCTCTCTACAAACTACAAATTCTCTCGACTCTCTCTTTCCTTTGGTTTTATGCTTACTTTTATCAGTAAAATTCTAGTATTgtctttttgttattttaattttgatttataaAGCTATAGTTCTATTAAAAGTTTATTTATTGTTTAGCTAAATATTGCATAGTTTGATTTATAAATTTGGCACACCATTCATTAACcaaaaaaatttgattttttaaaagtttgaacacccttgaCGGAATTCTTGGCTACACCACTATTTGTAGTCCAATTATTCAAACATACTTTATCAATActtattttaaaacaaaaattaGCAATACCAAATATTAATATAGCTTATAATAAAAATTAGCAATACCAAACATAACTCTAAATTATAATTAGTTGAACTATGATAACTAGAGCAAAGTAAactaatttttgtgtaacaaaacaaaaaaaacgaTTTTTGGGTAACGAATaacaaagttgaatgactttaaagtgcaaaaaaaagaagaagtgatttttgaaaaataaacacacagctgaATTAGAGAGACTTTTGGTAGTCACTGGAACAGAtttcaaaatgtaaaaaatgatCATTAATTAGAGGTTATAATTTCACaccactctttttctcttgaatTTTCTTTAAATTTCCAAAGCCTTAATTATTTAATGGAATTATTTACGTACAGATTCAAATTTGTACATATCGTGATCCTTCTTTGTTGCATCACGAGCCAGTATCGAAAATTTACTTTACCTTTTCAATTTTCTGtaaatctttttttatttttttgaaaaatcaaACCCATTCTTATGTATTTTGTCGTCCAATTATTCAAACATACTTCATCAATActtattttaaaatagaaattATTAATATAGCTTATAATAAAAATTAGCAATACCAAAGAAATATAGCTTATAATAAAAATTTGCATCAGTGAACACATAAGCGTAGGGAAAAGTGAGAGGGGAAACTACGTGCATGTGCCATAATTGTAGACTCCGTcatatgatttttttttaatccCTATATATGTGGAACTTAAATATTTGCTGCTTTCAAACAGTGGAGTGATCCAGAAATTGCACTGCATCCTGTCACTCCTTTTCTCAAGAATCAATCCCGTCAAATGCTCTCCTCTTTTTCATCTTCTTGTTCTCTCACATTTACAGATCTGCTCCAAAAAACAGTTAAGAAAATATAACGTTAATGCTCTTCAAGCTATAACCATAGTAGTGGCGGCATAAGATTTTTACTAAaggattcaaaatataaaaaaaaaatacacaaaGAAATTAAAGGAATACAacatactatgtatatataaaaaataattttggctttatatatgcaatataatttacaggaaaaaaaaaaaacagtggCTAAAATTAATGGAGTCAAAGCGCGACAGCCTCAAAAGCTGACTTTAGAGCAAAGCCTGGAAGGACTAATTAAGGAACACTGAATGTGGAGCTACAGACCCGGTACACATTTACATGGCATGCTACACAATTATTAataagttcaaagttcaaactttaTATTCCTGAGTTGTAGATAATAATCTAAACTGATGCAATCTCTCGGCCTTCACTTAACCTTACATCAAACAAAGTTGCCTCCTATATATCCATTGAAGATTTGTTTCCTTGGTTTCCATTTTCAATCAGACCAAAAAAGAAGTATCAAGGCATtcaaaaaattacaaaattcaaATAAGAAAGACAAATCTGGAAAATTTAAGCTTTTAATTGTGACAGAAGCATAATTATACGGCCAGCTCTTTTACAGTTTATTTACCGATCCCGCTCAGCCTCCACGGAGTAAAACAAActtgtaaaattaaagaaatcCAAAGTTGAATTGTTATCCACATATCAACATAGAGATCTATCATATCATTATATAAAACATCACTTGGAGAACCAAATATTTTAGCTCAGTCAGCTGTAGCTACTTTTCAAGATTCAGCAAAGAATATTATCTGGATTCTCCCTATTCAGATTTAAACCCCTAAAAGTTTAGTTCATTGACAAAAGAAACAGAATGTTCATAATGTCCTTTGCGAAACTTGCAACTTCATAACAACTATAGGTTGTTATGCAAGCTTTTTTATCAGAACTATGAAGTGTTAAATAAGATTGATTCCTTAGAACTTATGCAAGTTCCACAGCAGAAATGTTTTCGAACATTCTAAAAATGGAAATATGCCACATATTCGTAGGATGCAGGTAATAATATGATTTCCTTTGTATGATGTTCCAAAATCACTGCTccttgagctgagggtctatcggaaacaacctctctaccttcataaggtagaggtaaggtctgcaaCTTCCTGAATGGTCTGAagatttgcaagaatggaatagAGAAATGCATATTAAATGTACTTATAATGGTGTTCAATTATCAGGAACAGAATTTAGAGACTACCCTCCGAGTCCAGAACCAGAATGATGTCTTTTAGGACTCAAAGCACCAAAATAGGTGAAAAAAACAACTAGTGACCTTTTTATATATAGCGCATGAAAtacatgcgctataccttaacggcacgtttgtccgttaaggtatagcgcatgaaCTACATGCGTTATACCTGTTAATTAACTGACCCACAATAATTGCTCACAATAATTGGTGGGTATAGCGCATGTAATTTATGCGTAATACCCACCAATTATTGTACCCCTCGCACAGAATATTTGCTTACTTAAGGACATGCACTCCTTTTTCAAAAATTCATTCCGAAATTTCATTCTTCAGCATCCGAAATATTTTGTATTTTGCTTACTCATTCCGAAATATCTGTTTACTTAATTTTTTCTGCATTATGCCATAATGTCTAAAGAGCAAAAAATTAGAGTTGCATTATACTGTGGGGGAGGTTGTCggggagaataactcagtacattatagttgttctccacagtgtATTGTTAAGTTGCCACTCACATTGGAGTACAATAAATTGGTATCTTTGATTTGTAAAAGAATGAGTGTGAGTAAATATTCggttaatattaaagtaaccggaagatattcATATTCGCTAACTCcacaaggggttgcttgttatgctgagtttaacatcgaagacgatgaaactctaaaagactttttgaggactccggatgaacaccgGGAACTTCTTGTAATAAAAATGCTGGAAATATACGTCAAGTCTGAAGACGCCCACAATATTGAGGTTCCGAAAAATAGGGATAACGCTCAATCATCTGGTGGTGTTTTTGAAGCGGTTTTATCCGAACAGGTTACCTTTGAAAGAGTCTggccagatctaaacttatctccacgggtgaatgaggagcgaggacataatttctccccaagtttacataattcACACGCCTAGTGGTATATTTCAATTTTCCTTGTTGTAGTatgatttttttttatgtatcatatttgtactAACACTCGTATCTTCCAAAGGGgataccggccagatatgaattttacaagttatgaaccaaccaaCAGTTGGAATATGCCCAATTTTGGTGGTTTGGATCATGTTGGATGTGTAATCTAGGTCGCAGACGTTGGAAGTGTAAACAAGTTGTAAGTTATTAATATTGAAATAGGTATAGCGCATATATTAGAAGCGCTATACCTATCTGTCTTTTTAGATTCAGGTATAGCGCatttttggttccggactcctaCCCTCCCCACCGACTTATGGGATTatactaggtttgttgttgttgttgatgttccAAAATGTGTAGAATCTTCATATTATGACAATACTAACACTGATACTAGTACACAATCCTGTCACATAAATGGAGGAGTACAAATAGAGATGGGAGGCATTAAGAAACTGGAAAAGTAAGTATAAGAAatttggaaaagaaaaagaacaattGGATATAAACAACAAGCAGGATGTCCGTGAAATGATTCGATCAGACTTCTATTATTAAGGGGAAAAAAGTTTATTTGAAAGACATTCAATTCGAAATGAAATGCTGGCAGGCAGTACAACACTTCTACATATTTATCCCAGtaagagagatagagagagactgAGCTTCTTACATCACAACAAATTTGAATCAAGTCCACCAATTAGCCTGACAGGAAAAATCGCTGTATTTATGCCTTTTCTACTGCATTTAGTCAGCATAAAGTTACAGGAAGCCTCATTAACAATTGTCTCAAAGGAATCTTTCACAcagacatcttatttattgttctCCTAATCTGAAACTTTGACGCAGGATTAGAGTCAAAGATAATCAAAACCATTAGCATGTCTAAACAAAACAGATTGATGAGCAGAGTGCGGACCTACACTTACCCAATTTTACAAAATTTGGAATATCAATTACCCATAAATACACCATTTAAGTATGAAAATCGATAAAAGCTAACAAAAGGAATCAATCTTCTAACAAAACTTAACCAGCAACCCTTAGGAGCTCGTATCTAATGATGGAGACTTCAAAACAACACAAACATCTAAGACAGCCACCAAAAAGAAAGTGGACCGTAAGTGTATCAAGGAAGAGACATTTGTGATTGAAACATGATCAGCTGAGCAAGGATGCCCAGATGAATTATAACAAAGCATAGCTAACTTATTATCCTTTCAGAAGCTCTGGAATTGTGCAAAATGTCCACCTAATCAAGTCTTTTACTTTCTGATTTCATTCTTATAGTTATTTTGCTCAATACACTTGTAAACTCCCCAAAAAGATAAAATACACACAACAAACACATGTATGATTCAGATCTCACTTATCTCCATAAAAGTCCTGATTTACAATGGTATTATTTGTATACCGAAACATTCAAAGAATCATCTTTACACAATCCACAGACTCTAAGGAATCAGGTAAAGTCACAGACCACACACTATCCAATAGCATACAAATCAAGTCACACTAATTAACGCTTAGCATGGAAAGTCACAgaccaaacaacaacaaaaacactgATTTTCTTTTCTATCCATTCTTTTCCATTAGTATAGGAATGTTCAATTATTTTCTTAATCAAAAAATTATCCGCCTTATTTGGGCCCATTTCATTTCAAAAAGATCTAAGTCTCCAAAAAAATCAAACCAATAATGTAAGGGAATAACACTTACATAGAACAAGACTCAAAATCTTCAACCGTCTTCACCGAAAAGGCGGCGAAGGCGTGAAGCCAAGCGGCCAGTGGGGTCAAGAGCAGCTTCAGCAAGCAAGCTTTGCCTGATATGATGCATTCGCTGAACTAGTCCTTGTTGTTCTTCCTCCAGCGCAGCATTATCCTCCATGAGATCATGTATCCGATACTTTTGCCCGAGTGATCGAACGCTCAATAGAAGGATTCCAGTCATAGCGAAGAACTGTATGAAACTGTCTTTTCTCTTCATTGCGTTTGCAAAGAAGCTTAATGACTTGTTAGGGTTTTGGAATCCGCCGGAAGCGGCGGAGCTTGGTGGCGGTATAGGGGAAGCCATTATTAGGGTTTCCTGAAGCTGCCGGGAAATGATATCACCGGAGGCTTGTAAATGATGCCCTTAGGAATTTGCAGCAGTCCAGCCGCCAGCGGGTGAGTGATTTTGGGGAGAAAATGGCAAGTTCTTGGTTTTAGCACCACACCAAAGTATTTGGTCCAAAGTCTGAACTTACGTGAGAAATGTGAAAAATACAAAATAGTCCCTTATGTTTGAACGTGGTTTAAAATAGtcttataatatatttaaaacaataaaagaagaagaagagtattgcaaATAAAAGTACAGAGAGAGAATTCTTACTGATTTGGGATGATTTATAATTGAATAGAACTCCTTTATTTATAGGGAAAGAGTGACTTAGCCACTAAGTAATaatccctaaaatctctctaagtacaattctatttataacactccaCTTTGAATGTCCattcaacagataatgtgcctcgttaaaaccttaactaaaataaaacacaGTGGAAAAAAATTCTAGAGAAGTAAAAAGAgcacacatgtttagaaatacgccttttggttgcctcgttaaaaatcttgcaagGAAAATCTAGTGGGaaaaaaccttgtaaggaaaaaagagcacAACGGTATTAACTCCTCCTGataagagcatcaattcacatccttgagccttcgcagcccaatcttgtacactaattTCTTTAAGGTTgatgtcggtagagatttggtgaacaaatcagccatattatcacttgaacgaatttgttgcgcattgatatcactattcttttgaaaatcatgtgtgaaaaataattttggtgaattgtactttgtcctatctccttttatgaattctctctttaattgggctatgtatgttgcattgtcttcatataaaATCGTGGGTAGtttattatcacgacccaaattctattagaggtcgtgatggcgcctaacaccgctgccAGGACAGCCAATAATcattgattaacttaattactcatttcagtatttttgaaatcataatttccttcaattaaatagtaagagatagactttacaaagtaaatgatagtattttcataactacaatactgaacaacccaaaatctggtatcacaagtacatgagcatcaactaggaaatatattaGAAATACAAAATCTGTCTGGAAGTACAATTAGACAGGAGAGGGtagataactctgatggagactcggTGTGCTGCGAATTTGcaacatgggatgcagctcacctaagtccccgaaATAGTCGCGCCTCCATGCCCATTAGtctgctagacatatatgcacctgcacaaaaatgtgcaccaaatgtagtatgagtacgtaaatcaatgcgtacccagtaagtatctagtctaacctcgaagaagtagtgacgaggggtcgactccgacacttactatggactAACAATAAATACtgatattatacttaagcatggattgtatgaaaaaactgtaaactcaataacaagaagtgagtggacaattcttttaCTAATAGGAAATTTTTTCAAATTTATTctcgtcatttaacaatttatatctcaagccaaagaaacaatatcaattataattagttccaaagatttatcatgcgcaaattatgttgaggtcgtacggcccgatccaacataatatttaaattgtgcactaccgagggtcgaacggcacgaaccatagatgcatctatcttctactgaggcgttcggcccgctccacaaaagagaaaatgcatttacaacaaccaattcaagatttattaaggggtaaTTATTCAAGAAAATaccaaattctcattaacggtcaataaaatgaagtttaacctttaacaattcctttatcaagtttcaatatgatttaagcaattaaattaacaagtagggtataaacattgtaagtatagcatggtatgggtcctagactacccgaacaatagcataattagtagctacgtacggattctcgtcacctcgtgcttacgtagcccccataaatagaagcacattttaattTAATTCGCATGTgggattaattccctcttacaaggttagaaaagagacttacatcactccaaaattccataaccggttcCAAAGCCTTTCTAACAgctcaaactgatgcccatcgctccaaaactagtcaataaatgtgatgacccaaaaggtcatcttatgttttagaactcgattctgcgtacttaagccttaaaaatctcattttcacccttctcaatttgcgtgcacaattTGGGCGTGTTTTCGGAAAActgttatgttgaaaattgatgaaaataagaattttaccttaaaagttgattttagttgacttcggtcaatatttttggtaaatgggcccggatccatattttgacggtccagatgggtccgtatcgaattatggacctgggcgtatgtccggaatcgaattcagaggtccttagctcgagttatgaattatttatgaaaattataagtctgaaaattatttatttttaagaattgattgatgtttggcattgttagtatcgggtccatattttggttctgaagcccggtacaggttcattatagtatttaagacttgtctgtgaaatttggtgagaaacggaattgGTTTGAcgcgattcggacgtccggttgtgaagatagaaattttaaagtgttcttgagaattgcaTTTGATTTgatactaaattcgtagttctaggtgttattttggcaatttgatcatgcgagcaagttcgtacgatgtttttagacttgtgcgcatgtttggtttggagccccgagggctcgggtgagtttcggataggctacgggatgttttagaCTTAAGAAAATTTGGTGTTTctgctgtatctggtatctgaTATGCTGTGCTTCGCTATCGCGTAGTCGCTCTTGCAATCGCGAAGGGGAACCTAGGCTGGGGGAggatttgctctacgcgaacgcgagaccatggTCGCGAACGCAGAGCATTAGGAGGagttactctacgcgaacacgacatGTCAAACGCGAACGCATAGCTTTAGCTAGGCTGGGCAGGGGACCTGGGAAAGCACTATACAGACGCGAGCcctttcacgcgaacgcgaaggtaaggCGGGCTAAACCTTCGCAAACGCATAGAgccatccgcgatcgcgtaagtccttaggaggctgctcttcgcgaacgcgacaatgttcacgcgatcgcgatgaacattgtcgcccaGCATTTAACataatccaaacacgggatttagccaaaaaaattcattttctcaaaaaccaaacggtgcgaggcgattttcaagagtcattttcttccccaaattgttagtaagtaattctaaaccctttttctttcaattaccc is drawn from Nicotiana tomentosiformis chromosome 12, ASM39032v3, whole genome shotgun sequence and contains these coding sequences:
- the LOC104099214 gene encoding uncharacterized protein, whose protein sequence is MASPIPPPSSAASGGFQNPNKSLSFFANAMKRKDSFIQFFAMTGILLLSVRSLGQKYRIHDLMEDNAALEEEQQGLVQRMHHIRQSLLAEAALDPTGRLASRLRRLFGEDG